The following is a genomic window from Chitinophaga caseinilytica.
CCGTCGCCGAAATGGGGACCGTCACGCAAACGGATATCGACAACACGATCGGGCTGCTCCGCACCCGCGTGGCCATGCCCCCGCTGAATATGGCCGCCGCCAACGCCGCGCCGGACGCGCTGCTTGCCGCGAAATACCCCGGGGTACAGGGCGCCAATAAAGGCCTGATCCTGGAAATACGCCGGGAAAGAAGGGTGGAAATGGCGATGGAAGGTTTGCGGTACGACGACGTTATGCGCTGGTACGCCGGCAAAAGCCTGGAAAAACATGCCTTCGGAATGTACTTCCCCGGATTGGGACAGTACGACCTGACCGGCGACGGCGTAGCCGATGTGATCCTGGTTTCCAAATCCACCACCATTCCGCCGGATGCACAGCGGCTCAAAAACTCCCTCGGCGTTACGCTGATCTATAACAAAGTGGGCAATTATGGAGATGCCAGCGTGGATATCTATCTCGAAAACGGAGACGCCGGCGGCAGGATCCTGACCGGAAAATCCACCCGCACCTTCGTGGAGCCGAAATACTACTACTATCCCGTGCCTTACGCGGAAACCAGCATGAACCCGAACCTGAAACAGCTGTTCGGATGGGATTGATTACTATCTAAAACACCATAAAACCCTTTCATTATGATGATCAAAATCGCAGCGTTAGCCGCCATCATGGGCCTTTTCGGAATGAACGGCATGCAGCCCGGGACCACCAAGGCGCCTGTAGCGAAAGAAATCGCCCTCGGCGGCGGCACCATCACCATGCTCGACGCGCCCACCCCGCCGTCGCCCTACGTGAAATCCGTACAGTTCAAGTACAACGGATCTTTCGTGGGCGCCAAATTCAAAGTGGAAAGCGCGGATGGCTGTACGATCTACACCTATTCCGGGACCGCCGGAACGGTGCATGAGAACGTGCTCGGCGTGATGTTCAAAGGAGATTGCGGTACTACCCGCTATGTAGACGTTTATTACAACGATAACGGCACCTGGATCGATTACCGCCGTTTCGAAGTGAATCTGTAGAGATGGAATTGCACCCTGGCGGCGATGGTCTCTGACCGTCGCCGCCAATTTGTTTAGAAATTGGTAACGTTTGCGATTTGTTTATTAAGACTAAACAAATGTATATTTGAAATTCAAACCCGGTATATGAACAGACAAGATTTTTTATCCAGCATCGGATTGCTGGCCGGCGGCTCCCTCACCGGGAACCTCCTTTCGGGCGACGGACAGGAACGTGAAAAGGCGGCCAAAAAGGAAAAGCCCCTCTTCACCGTGGCCCACATTACCGACGTGCACATCCGCGAAGGCGACGATGCGCCCGCACGGTTCAAAAAAGTGCTCCGCAATATCATCGACCAGCATAAACCCGATTTCTTCCTCAATACCGGTGATTCCATCCACGACGCGTCTTACGACAATGTGGTGCGCGAACAGGTAACGAGCCAGTGGGCGCTGTGGGACGAATGTGTGAAAGCCATCGGCAAATACGAAATGCATTCCTGCCTCGGTAATCACGACATGTGGTGGAAAGCGCCTTCGAAAGAAGACGAGATGTACGGGAAAGCATACGTGGTAAAGCGTTTGGGGACACCGCACCGCTACTACACCGTCCAGAAAGGCAACTGGCATTTCTTTATGCTCGACGGCAACAACAAAGGCATTTCCCTCGACCCCGAGCAGTTCGACTGGCTGAAAGCCAAGCTGGAGGCGCTGCCGAAAGGAGATTTTGCGGTGGTGATGTCCCACTATCCCATCCTCGGTACCACGCAGCTGCTCGAAGGCGGCGGCCATTCCGATTTCAAGCAGTTGAAAGACCTGTTCTTCAAAACCGACCGTGTGCGGCTGGCGCTCAGCGGGCATAACCATTTGTCGGACAATACGATGTACAACGGCATCACTTACGCCTGCAACGGCGCGATGAGTGGTTTCTGGTGGGGGAAAGGGGACGAGAAATCCGCGGGCCCGTACTTCTACCAGGAAACACCGC
Proteins encoded in this region:
- a CDS encoding metallophosphoesterase family protein, with the translated sequence MNRQDFLSSIGLLAGGSLTGNLLSGDGQEREKAAKKEKPLFTVAHITDVHIREGDDAPARFKKVLRNIIDQHKPDFFLNTGDSIHDASYDNVVREQVTSQWALWDECVKAIGKYEMHSCLGNHDMWWKAPSKEDEMYGKAYVVKRLGTPHRYYTVQKGNWHFFMLDGNNKGISLDPEQFDWLKAKLEALPKGDFAVVMSHYPILGTTQLLEGGGHSDFKQLKDLFFKTDRVRLALSGHNHLSDNTMYNGITYACNGAMSGFWWGKGDEKSAGPYFYQETPPGYAILKLYKDGTVESKYIPHEA